GACCTGAAAGTTCAAAAATGATTCTTGGTAAGTAAGATTGGGTTTTAAAATACATGTAAGACATCTGGTATATATACGGTAAATGACAACAATTTAAATCCACAGCAGCAGTCCTTGTTGTAATGTTTCTATAATCTCtcatattataattatttgtgaatctgcctgtaaaaacccagctaaagttattttaatgatgtactgttttctacataaaatcatcctacataatgtaaagagcattctgtgaaaatataaacttgaaaTCTTAAATATTGACCAAGTAAGGCCATGCCAAagactaaaaacaaactttagaATTAACTTATGAGACTTCAACCTGGAAGTCtcacacattgtaaaaaaaaaaatttgaatttttttgttaaatcaactcaaatTTTCAAGtaatgtcaacttactattatgtATCTTGACTAGATATGAGTTGTTATAgccttaaaaataaagtaactttatcttataagttgtagcaactcatctcttgtcaagataaataatagtaagttgacatgactggtaaatctgagttgattcaacaaaaaaatgtttatagtGCAAGCAGGGTACCATAATGTCTCAAATACTTCGAAAGGTTTAATCACTTATTTCCCCCCAGGTCTCCATGACAACCCTTGGTTGTGTGATTGTCGATTATATGACCTGGTTCAGTTCCAGAAATCTCCCAGTCCGTCAGTGGCCTTTATTGACACAAGGCTCAGGTGTGCTGATCCTGAAAGCCTCTCGGGTGTTCTGTTTAGTGATGCCGAGCTCAGGCGCTGTCAGGGGCCGCGAGTCCATACAGCTGTAGCCCGGGTAAGGAGTGCAGTAGGCAACAATGTCCTGTTGCGATGTGGAACCATTGGGGTTCCCATCCCAGAGCTGGCCTGGAGGAGGGCAGATAGGAAACCACTGAACGGCACAGGTGGGTCAGTTCAATAGTGTCTGGTTCCTTATGCCGTTACTGTTCTTACTAACATGTATAATTACTGTAAtgcaaaattgtgaaaagcactgcaaaaatattttggaattaCTCTAAATAGCTGTGTGGTTAAGAAGTAGCTAATGCACTGTCCTTAGTAatacttttttctcttttctccTTCAAAACTTTTAGTTCAGCTGGAGAATTCAAAAGAGGGGATAGTTTGGTCTATTTTAAGCGTGCCTGCTGTGTCCTACCGTGACACCGGAAAATACATCTGCAAAGCTACAAATTATGCAGGAAGCGCAGAGGCTGTCATTTCTTTGATTATAAGTGATTCACCCAAGGCGGAGAATCTGACCATGGATCCAAAAGCCAAAGTTAAAGCCAAGAGGCCAAACCCCATTGTCAAGGCCGCCTACCAAGAAAAAGTTTTCGCCACTTATGTTTCACAAACACCCAAGACTGCAGCCGGTGCAACTGCCAGTTATGCAGGGCCCTATCCAGGTATGGAAAGGGACAATGCTGCTAACAGTcgaacaaacacacagacagctAGTCCTGATGGGTACCTGGAGACCAATCTGAGCAATCTTGCTGCAAACACATCCTCTCTTCAGCAAGACCCCGACAGGGTTGTCCGCTCTGTGAAAGTGATCGGTGATACAGACTACACGGTGTGTCTTAACTGGAGAGCGCCGACGGCAAAGAACACTACTGCGTTTAGCGTCCTCTATGCCGTATTCGGGGAGAGGGATATGCGCAGAATCAACGTCAGCCCTGGCAATAACAGGATCACCATCGAGGGACTCGTTCCAAAAACCAAATACATCGCTTGTGTGTGCGTCAAGGGCCTGATCCCCAAAAAGGAGCAGTGTGTAATCTTCTCAACAGATGCGGCAGCGAGTGCTAATGGAACCCAAAAGCTCATTAATGTAGTAGTGATCACGGTGGCCTGCGTGATAGCAGTGCCACTGACTGTGATCGTGTGCTGCGGGGCGCTTAAGAGGAAAATACAAAAGTTTTGGGGGAAAAAGTCCAAAGACATTCAGGACTCGTATGTGACGTTTGAGACGCTTTCCCCCAACACAAAGGCCAAAGGCTTGGATGTGGAATACCTCACCAGACTCAATACAGAGGAGTCCAACAGACTGCTGTCTGCCAGGTCCAGCCTTGATTCTGAATCCACAGCTAAAATTGAAGGACAGCCAAATGAATATTTTTGCTGACAATATCCCTCAGCCACAGTTCCACCACGCAGCCAACAGAGCATCAAAGCCCAGCCGCAGTACCTGAGTGCACATAATCTGTACCAGCAGTACATGACTGGCCATGTGTAGGGCAACTTTTTGATATGTTGCTTAAGTAACAAAGTGCGAAGTCGTAGTAATGTTGCTCTTTGTTGCTGTGCTCTTGGACTTGGTTTCCAAACTAAGCCATTTGGCTGGTGGTGGGGTTGTGGCTGAGCAATcccagaaacacacacacacactgtaaaaaaaatcagtagaaattacagtgttacttacggtaacttaccgtagatttggatttatgttatttgctggcaacattttgttcaaagttgaacattaaacatttacaagtctttgtctttacagagtaaaactaaaatgacagcatcaagcaaagcattctgggaaacaaaatctgaagcaaaaacagaaaaaggttgatgatgatttctggttcccagaatgctttgcatgggcaattattgtatagttttattctgtaaagataaagacttgttaatatattttttttaactttgaacaaactcttgccagtaaatagcataaatttaaatatacagtTAAAGTTACaatgtaatttctacggatttttttttacagttttcccTTCAGATACTGCTAGAAGGAACTGATTTGAAGGgaaatgttaatataaatgACTGTATATTTGTGCATATGAAAAAATATACAGATATTGCAATAGCATCACTGTTTTCTTTGCTTTAATCTGAAGTTACAGATTAATTTTTACAATGATATTTCCAACGTAACAttgtaaatagtaaaaaataatgcaaatacaaaattatgaaaataaactgGGACTTTATTATGCAACAACGCGGTCCACATTGTGTATATAACATTATTTTCTATCATAATGTAAAACTTGTGCGACCTTAACTGTTCGTCACTTACTGTTTAGTATTTAGTCACCCATCTTTGCttcaaaataaattttgtttatacatttaaaacatgtgTTGTTtctttgtaaaaatgttttttttaaaacggtATTCTGGCAGTTGGGGTGCtggaaaaatacagtaaaataatgggcacaataacttaaaaaaatgttctgtgacaaaaatacatttttttcctgTAATTATACATTATgcacaatgacatgttttcaagTGATTTTACAGTCGATATGTAAATTTGCAGtatatttctgtaattttaccatttttaactGTATTTAAAAACGTGGAAAATCTGTAaaataaaactgtaaaattacggtaaattacagtttttacagtgtaattttgAAGTTACAAGAAATCGGTGcactgattaaaatgttttgacgGCAGAGCAGCAAACCCACATAGGTTTCCAATCAGTATCTCACGTCAAGGATTACTGTTAATAAGCTTTACTGTTCCTGCAGCCATGTAGTGTGAAGACAAAGTACAGATGAGTGAGTTTTACAAGAGACTATGGGCGTCTCAGATATACTGGGTTTTattactttctttcttttattaagTCATATCAACTCTGAATGTTTTTCGGGATGTTCCTGTGTGACTGATCGTCATGGGAGGTTAGTTTTAGCTTCTTCAACACATAATATTAGGTGTCATTAGGTGAAAAATGGCAAAGCTACAGATgcataaaaagaaataataagtAGTATACTTACATAGTACagtatttactatggtaaactGAAGAAAATTGTAGTATGCTGTAGAACATTATAGTAATTAGGCCTACTATACACTTTGTTATTGTATACAAATGTATACTATGGTCTCCTTTAGAAAATACttctttgtacctaaagggtgcatattactaCCTCAAATGTATGTACTGGCACCTCAGTCTGTATAtctaaattgtacatattaggacctttaaaAAGGGTAGcctactgtcccagtgacagcttttgtacttttTAAATTGTGAATTAAACTGTGTATATACATAATGATATACATAATGTTTACTATGATAGggttcaaaatattaaatacagtatttaatacattttataaatgtattactgtatagtaatactacagaatactaCAGTATACATTAACAGTGAAGTAATCAATATAATGCAATTAACTACTATACTAaatactaaaatatatataaataatatatttttcatgTTAGAGAAATCAGTTATACAAAACAGACATCAACGTACAATTGAAAGTATTCGTCACTTTTTTCTAGGTCACTCACGTGTATGGAAACGGCATTATCGGCGGTTCCTGAGGATTTACCGGAAGACTTTACCAAAATCCGCATTGAGAAATCACATCTTCGTGAATTGCCAAAGTCTGCGTTTTCCCGCGTTAGGTCGTTAAAGAATCTCTGGCTAAATTTTAACGACATAGCCATCATAAACATCAAAGGTTTGGAGGGTTTGGTAAACCTGACGGAGCTCAGGTTACAGGGGAACAAGCTGCGTTCAGTACCATGGACAGCGTTTGAAGAAACCCCCAACCTCAAGATTCTGGACCTGAAACACAACCTCATCGACGCGCTCCCTGAACACGCACTCAAGTTTTTACCCCGTCTGACCTATCTAGATCTGTCCTCTAATCATCTTTCAGTCATTTCTAAAGAGGTCTTCCTGAACTGGCCTCTCTACCAAACAGACAACCGAAAAGAAAAACATGCAGCGCCAAACTTTGTTCTGGCGCTCCACGACAACCCGTGGCTTTGTGATTGTCGCCTCGGAGGCTTCGTTGAATTTATCAGATCAATGAGTCCGCCATTTATTCTCATGAACTCGTATTTAACATGTTTTGGTCCAGACTTCAGGGCTGGGAAGTTTTTTCATGAGGTGGAGTTAAAGGCATGTGTGCAACCGGTGGTAAGCGCGCAGACCACCAACGTAACTATTCCATTGGGTGGGAACGTCACTCTGTCATGCTTAGCGATGGGCAGACCTGAACCTGATATTCGCTGGACGTATAGTCTGAAAATACTAAGAGGATTTCGTGGTAAGATTTATTCGcttacaaacataaacatttacatactgtatgtttagCCTTATACTTACAGTAAATAGATAGATGGACTCTTAAACTCTCATTAAACTACTACAGTATTAATACCTACATAAGATCTGTTTGCATCTCTATTTTGTCCAGATAAGATGACTTTTTCAAAAGTCAGTTAATCTTAATGAGTAAGATTATAATCATTTCATTTTTGAACAGAAGGCAAACATATAGCATTACAACAAGAAATCCAGTTAGAAATAAAGGTAAAAACTATAAATGGtgtggtaccttttcaaaaattAGGCTACACCTTTGTGACTAAAGGGTGCATCTTAGTACCtcataatgttaaaaaatgtacactcgcctaaaggattattaggaacaccatactaatactgtgtttgacccccttttgccttcagaactgccttaattctgattcaacaaggtgctgaaagcattctttagaaatgttggtacatattgataggatagcatcttgcagttgatggagatttgtgggatgcacatccagggcaagaagctcccgttccaccacatcccaaagatgctctaatgggttaagatctggtgactgtgggggccatttcagtacagagaactcattgtcatgttcaagaaaccaatttgaaatgatttgagctttgtgacattatcctgctgaaagtagccatcagaggaagGGTACATAGTGgttataaagggatggacatggtcagaaacaatgctcaggtaggccatggcatttaaacgatgcccaattggcactaaggggccttatgtgtgccaagaaaacatcccccacaccattacaccaccagcctgcacagtggtaacaaggcatgatggatccatgttctcattctgtttacgccaaattctgactctaccatctgaatgtcacaacagaaatcgagactcatcagaccagcaacattttttcagtcttcaactgtccaattttggtgagctcgtgcaaattgtagtctctttttcctatttgtagtggagatgagtgggacccggtggggtcttctgctgttatagcccatccgcctcaaagTTGtacgtgttgtggcttcacaaatgctttgctgcatacatcggttgtaacgagtggttatttcagtcaaagttgctcttctatcagctttaATCAGTCTGCCTCAAGCATCAActaggcattttcacccacaggactggatgttttccccttttttacaccattctttgtgaaccctagaaatggttgtgcgtgcaAATCCCAGTatctgagcagattgtgaaatactcagactagcccgtctggcaccaacaaccatgccacgctcaaaattgcttaaatcacttttctttcccattctgaccttcaatttggagttcaggagattgtcttgatcAGGACCTCGCCCCTTattgcattgaagcaactgccatgtgattggttgattagataattgcattaatgagaaattgaacaggtgttcctaataatcctttaggtgagtgtatatctgCAGGCCTacctaaattgtacatattagaccctttttaaagggtaccatccCGGTGACAGTTTTTGTACCAGTTACTGAGAGTACATTGTATATATAGCAAATTACaattttcctttaaaataacGCCTTTAATTTCCTTTAAAATTTATGTCTTCAGAGTTTCAGAGCCGTGTGGATGAAGACACTATCATGTCTCAGTTGGTCATTCCCTCTCTTCAACTGGCTGATCGAGGGTCCTATACCTGTATTGCCAACAATTTCATTGGCAATTCCTCAATTAACATTCTACTGGATGCGAAGTCTCCGGATGGCTCGCTGTCTTACTCCCCAGTCCTCCCTGCTGCCATCGCCGAGGAAAACATTTATATCGACATCCGTATTGCCAAGCAAACAGTCTATGGAATTAAAATCGAGTGGTGGGCTGTGACCGAGAATCCAGCTGAAACCTGGTTCACCGTCCACTTTGGGAGATATGACGCTCCCAGGAAAGAGCAGATATACATCGGGCCAGGTATCAACACCTATTCTGTCACAGACCTCTTACCAGCCACCAAGTATGAAATCTGTGTGACTTTAAAAAACCAGGCTCCTCGAAGCGACCAGTGCATCGTGTTTGTTACAGGCAGCGATTTCAACGAGATGGAACAGAGAGAGAAGCTCATTCACATTGTGGTCGTCGTGCTCGCCATGGTGCTTGCCGTGCCGGCGGGAATGTACGCGTGCACCACTAATGCCAATTTCGGCTGCCTGGAGCGTGGCATGGAGATGTGGAGAAACAGGAGTCATGCGGAGCACTCTCACAGGTCTGATGAGAGGCAGGGCACGTTTGACAGTCTTCAAGCTGCCAGTGATGAGGGTCTCTGTCAGGAATCCAGCAAGGATCAGAAGACTCGAAGAAGGTCGATTGATAAGATACTTAAAGCAAAGAACGATCGCAGACCGACAGCTGAGCTTTATTAAGGCCACATGCTTAGTGACATCTATAGCTTGATTAATACCCAAGACTCAGAGAGGACACAGCCAGGCCTCCATTTTAATTACATTGTGAGATTTATCCAGCTTGGGTGCATCAACACGAGATCCCTGCAGAGTAAAATGAATATACTAATTACAAGTATGGTTGCATAAACTCGTAGATTTGATGTTGTGAGAGATTTTATAAACAGGATAAAAGATTTTTAAGGATAAAAGCAGAAAGATGGTGAAACCTGTAAatacactgtactgtatatgtataGACCATTTTTTTTAGAAGGCAGAAAAGTTAGAATTATTATTTGATTTGAGTGAAATgtaattcatgtttttacaatcttaaatgctgtgttgtttcaacccatggttggataaaatatgaacattttctaACCCAACGGttaggtttgtccatattttacccaactatGAGTTAAAGCATTTTAGTGTACATAAAAGCTGTTTCTTTATGTATGATATTTTAAGTATGatatttctgtattttaaagaaaaagtgAATTGTTTTCAATTTAGATACATTctttgtgatttttttgttaaatgccTTGGTTTTGTTATGTAACACATTTATTCTAATGCACACAATTCAAATGTAGGTGTACAAAAGCAGATTTAATGCCTGTTCCATTTTTAATAACAGACTGAATACATctcttaaaatgaatgcagATTGaagtaaacaatccacgtctgGCCACATACGGCAAGACAATGACACAATAGATAACATCCTTTAGGGTATATACTGTAAGCAACATTAAAAGACAAAAGACGTTGGCCTTGATTTAAACACCCTAAATACTATATAACTACATAAGATAGTATACAATATTGTAGTAATAGTTTTCTCCCAGTGTTGAAAATATATGTACACACTGTATAAAAATTTGTTACTGAACATTTGTGTGTTAAAGGAGACATAATATGAAAATTAGACTTTTActatgtttaagtgttataattgggtccccagtgcttctatcaacctagaaaatgggAAAAGAACAACCCACTAaataagttttggtaaaccattctcttcaagcatgtgaaaaaaaataggtcattgaaatttggctccccatatgatgtcagaaggggataatccccccccttaatctgtactatGCAACCATTGCACTTTATTTAGTACAgtgatcagctcatttgcatattaaaggacacacccacccaaaatggcaaatttttgcacacacctacaaagtggcaattttaacatgctataataaattatatattttgagctaaaacttaacatatgtactctgggtaaatcaaaaatttatttttacatcttaaaaagtcttgtgaaaggTCCCTTTTAATTTTTATGTAGTTGCTCTTATCAATTTTGGAAttgatacattttaattttggatTATGATTTTTGTGTAACCACGAAAATGAGGAATAACAGCTGAGCAGATGAATGTAAGTCATGTTGATAAACAAATGGATGAGGAAATATGCTGAAAGACCATGTTATTGTTCACTTGATGTGAAAGCTATATGGCCATGTGCTCCTAATTCTCTCTAAGCCAACCAACCCCCCACCACCACAACCCCACCCTATGACGTAAATCAAGTGGTCAATACGTAAAAGAGAATTATCATTCACTAGATACATGATTAACACTACACTGGCACAGC
This Misgurnus anguillicaudatus chromosome 11, ASM2758022v2, whole genome shotgun sequence DNA region includes the following protein-coding sequences:
- the lrit1a gene encoding leucine-rich repeat, immunoglobulin-like domain and transmembrane domain-containing protein 1a, which gives rise to MSLTFFLGLLLASGGVPLVRSSCPSQCSCFYHNLSDGSRARSVVICNDPEISLVPATFPQDTSKLRIEKTAIKRIPSEAFSYLSNLEFLWMSFNILASLNSDSFRGLYNLEELRLDGNSLTSFPWESLMDMPSLRLLDIHNNQLSSIPSEAALYMKNLTYLDLSSNNLVTVPSEVLSIWLTVKPIQGPESSKMILGLHDNPWLCDCRLYDLVQFQKSPSPSVAFIDTRLRCADPESLSGVLFSDAELRRCQGPRVHTAVARVRSAVGNNVLLRCGTIGVPIPELAWRRADRKPLNGTVQLENSKEGIVWSILSVPAVSYRDTGKYICKATNYAGSAEAVISLIISDSPKAENLTMDPKAKVKAKRPNPIVKAAYQEKVFATYVSQTPKTAAGATASYAGPYPGMERDNAANSRTNTQTASPDGYLETNLSNLAANTSSLQQDPDRVVRSVKVIGDTDYTVCLNWRAPTAKNTTAFSVLYAVFGERDMRRINVSPGNNRITIEGLVPKTKYIACVCVKGLIPKKEQCVIFSTDAAASANGTQKLINVVVITVACVIAVPLTVIVCCGALKRKIQKFWGKKSKDIQDSYVTFETLSPNTKAKGLDVEYLTRLNTEESNRLLSARSSLDSESTAKIEGQPNEYFC
- the lrit2 gene encoding leucine-rich repeat, immunoglobulin-like domain and transmembrane domain-containing protein 2; translation: MGVSDILGFITFFLLLSHINSECFSGCSCVTDRHGRSLTCMETALSAVPEDLPEDFTKIRIEKSHLRELPKSAFSRVRSLKNLWLNFNDIAIINIKGLEGLVNLTELRLQGNKLRSVPWTAFEETPNLKILDLKHNLIDALPEHALKFLPRLTYLDLSSNHLSVISKEVFLNWPLYQTDNRKEKHAAPNFVLALHDNPWLCDCRLGGFVEFIRSMSPPFILMNSYLTCFGPDFRAGKFFHEVELKACVQPVVSAQTTNVTIPLGGNVTLSCLAMGRPEPDIRWTYSLKILRGFREFQSRVDEDTIMSQLVIPSLQLADRGSYTCIANNFIGNSSINILLDAKSPDGSLSYSPVLPAAIAEENIYIDIRIAKQTVYGIKIEWWAVTENPAETWFTVHFGRYDAPRKEQIYIGPGINTYSVTDLLPATKYEICVTLKNQAPRSDQCIVFVTGSDFNEMEQREKLIHIVVVVLAMVLAVPAGMYACTTNANFGCLERGMEMWRNRSHAEHSHRSDERQGTFDSLQAASDEGLCQESSKDQKTRRRSIDKILKAKNDRRPTAELY